Within Dermacentor variabilis isolate Ectoservices chromosome 8, ASM5094787v1, whole genome shotgun sequence, the genomic segment tcgagagccaatgaAGTGCACGTGAGGAATTGTTTCATGATGGCATTCACTAGCCTTTATCAacatatggcacacccctcactCAACAGTAGCAAGTGACTGTCTGTATGGCGAGggacgcattgttcgcgaaacccatcagttcccTACACAAATTGAAACCATTAAGCAGTTTTTCACagcgccaattgcaatgcctgGAGTATACTCGAGGTGCTACAGCGCAGCTTAaggtgcctagaaaaggaaaattcaagcaccttctgcctcaccttgtctcgatccagcgttgtgTAATTATACAACCGGAGAACTATAcgcttcgtcagtacataaaaAAGAACTtcgcaaaccttcataaggaagacgccacaagccttacatatttcacttcaTTTTTGACCCTCCGCCGGGAAATTATATATTGAATATATGTaccatactactaatgaatgacgcttcggcttctttctggcgGCAGCCATACAGTCCAAAAGGCTACTTTGGGCCGAGCAACCTGTGTCATtttttgaagtagtaacttagcgcgaataaaaacaCAGGAACAAtaaagacggacaaggacaagcgctggtccttgtccgtctttcttgttccCGTGTTTTTATTCgagctaagttactacttcaaatatgcacgaccaactagcccagcagtcaACTCTTTTAGAACCTGTGTCAGTTCGCCGAAGAGATTCGTcctgtatattcctcaagcaacaaacagCAGTATATTGCTGAAgggagttgaacgtgtagcacggaaaagggaatatatattggtacatttcTTTGCGTATTCTGCAAagagctgtaagcctcaattagtTTTTCACTTCAAATTAGCGCCACTTATAATAAAtacgtgaagaaccgcctaactttgagaagcagttaaaaaagcaagtggtgctggtagaatctaaactgcagtgctAGAGAAGTCCTCCTGTTACTGCCGAgtgtttctgtgaagaaatgcaaaaattcgatattataccatgaaccacTCGTCGTAAGCAAACCTGTtatagcggattaaaatcaaggtaactatTGTAGAAGGCATATATAGGCAGCGTTTGTAAGATACTTGTTgtaccgcggcaggtatggtatgaTAGCTGGATTCTTATAAGCTATGcttttgcggttgtcgatccgcgcaCGAAATAACCGCAGTGGGTTGGTCTGCGCTCCTtcagctggcactgtagcgttgtcTTTGAGAACTGCATTGTCATATAAAAATAAGGCCTTCGAATAGATTTTCGCGAGCGAAAATATAATTCGCAAAACATATTCtcgcaaaaatatatttgagacgaccgccataagtgTACAAGTagagggaacgagagcgaacacacgaaaacactgcagaaagCGCCCGTACGCgtaccgcccgaactgcagcagacgacaggcgcgagtccgtgccctgacgtcacgcgagcagcgctcgcagcgcccctgtagttcgttctcgggccTAATAGGTACCCTCGAACTCGGAGTGTTTAGACAGGCTCGTATCGCCGTGTAAGCAGCGCGAATTTCGCGTTCTGCTGCTGTGTTGTGGTTCGCTCCTTGTTTTTTTGTACGCGTTTGGGATCTTTGAGTTGCCCATATTCCGGAGGGCCATGGCTTGATCAGAGTTGTCGCCCAGCTGCTGGCGTTACTGCACCGCATCTAGAGCAAAGGTGAGGGTTCTGCGGtgcttttctgaagccatgcctTCCGCTCGGTTCTATGCCAGTCTTATCATAAATCTACCCACCGCTCATGGCCGGCTGATCGTGTTGATAACGCGGGCGGTGAGTCGCTTACCGCTGACGAAGCGTGAAAAGGCACCACTAATAAATCGCGTCCCTGCTACGAGTTTTGCGCAATTACACGTTCTTTTCCTGGCGCTTGTAGAAACAACCAGTTGAAAGTGATCTAGAAATGCCAGCGAATGCGAAACGATTGCCGCTGGTCTCGCAGTGATTGcaggattatttatttattcgtccCTTCGATGAACAGCTCTGCAGTTCCTACTTGCTGTTTCTTGAATCAGCAGAGTGCTACTGTTGTGTACAACATGCATGTGTCATGTCTTTAGTCTCTGCGTAATAAGAGGTAGGCCCCTTCGCCAGCACACGCATATGCACTCGGGTGTTAGCGCCAGCAGATGCTGTCTTGCAGTGtctcttcccctttcttttttctccacctTTATGAGATGACGGAATCGGcgtgtaggcgagccgtatgtaaaaatactgaaagatatcaatagcggctccacaaccgctgtagtcctccataaagaaagcaacaaaatcccaacaaagaatggcgtcaggcagggaggtacaatctctccaatgctattcacagcttgtttacaggaggtattcagacacttggattgggaagaattggggatgagagctAATGGAGAATGAAGTAACCACGTACTCCCAAGAAGATCAACCGAGCAAAGAACGTTTATTACGGGTATCGCGTGCAATATATAGCACACAGCAAGAAAGAGGGGAAGGGACAAATAGAGAGTAAGGGAAGAAAGTGAGAACAGCAGGTGCGCCCAGCTTTATAGGCACGTGCGGTGCCCATGATGATACAACAGTCTCCTCTTAGGGAGAGAACCTGTCAGGGGGACGTCTCGAACGTGCTGACCTTCGTAGTTCCAGGGTTGTGGTCTCATCCGTCGTATTCGCACTAGCGGTCTTGTCGACGGCTCTGTCGCCTCTGGCTGAGAGACGCAGTTGCACTTGCTCCGAGTCCTGCACCACCACACACGGTTGCACTTGGTCCAAGTGTCGTCGCATTAGTTCACCCTCCGGTCCCTCGGCAGTCACCATACGAGACTCCTCTGTGGTTTGGACACGTGCTTGAGTCCATGGGTCTCCGAGGCAACTGTAGTTTCGCACCCAAATTGGTTTATCCTACTGCAAGAAATCATTGGCAAAAGGGTAACTGTAATGCTCTGTTTCTGACGGCAACAAGTTATCTAACCGGGAGCGTAGCTCACGCCCCATCAGCAGCATAGCCGGCGTTTTTCCGTCTGACAGCGGCGTTCGTCGGTAGTTGTGCAAGATCCTGGCTAGCCGCGTTTGCATTGAACCTTGCCTGTTTTTCTGCAGGCTTTGTTTTATGGTACGCATCACTCGTTCCGCCAACCCATTCGATTGAGGGTGATATGGTGCAGTGCGCATGTGCTTTATTCCATTCACCGTAGTGAAAGTCTGGAATTCCCGGCTTGCAAACTGCGGCCCATTATCTGTGACGATAGTGCGCGGCAATCCAAAAGTGCTAAAGAAGATGCGCAGGGCATCTACGGTCGTCCCAGTTGTGGAAGTTCGCAAAGGCACAGCTTCCATCCACTTACTGTGGCAATCGACCACTATTAATAGCATGTAGCCATCCACCGGACCCGCAAAATCGATGTGCAGACGAGACCACGGCTGCCTGGTTTCCAGCCACAGGACTGGTACCTGGCGTGGAGGCATCGGTGCAGCTTGAACACATAAGTGGCACGTTTTACCGAGCTGCTCAACCTGTTTATCAATGCCGGGATACCAAAGCAGCGAGCGAGCTAGTCTCTTCATCGCGATGATTCCTTGATGTGTCTCATGAATCAGCTGCAACACTACGTTCCTGGCTGCTCTAGGCACGACGACTCGGTGGCCCCAGAACACCAGGCCTTCTCTCACAGTTAGCTCGTCCCTCCGAACTAGGTACAGCTTCAAAGTGACTTGCTTCACGTCTAAATGCCGAGGCCAGCCTTCCTGCACCCACTTCCGCACCAAAAGTAACTCCTCATCTTCGGCCATATAGCGGGCCAGTTGTTTGGCTGACAACACTCTACTGTCCAAACAGGTGGTGAGAAGTACGTACTCACAGTCATCAGCGCTGTCCTCGTCTCCGGACACTTCCTCGGAAGGCGCTGCCCGTGACAGGCGGCTGAGTGCATCAGCCGGAACATTCGCCTTGCCGTCCTTGAACTTGACGATGTAGGAGTTGTCAAGCCGCATACAACGGTGGGCTCAAACGGAGAGCCCACCGTTGTATGCGGGCGGCTGCCATGGCTGGAACCGGCTTATCTGTATTGAAAATATTCCCTAATGGCTTGTGATCAGTCAGAAGTGCAAATTTCCTACCCAACAAATATGCCCGGAATTTCGCCACTCCAAACACTAATGCCAGGGCTTCCTTTTCAAGCTGCGAATACTTCCGCTCTGCGTCTGCGAGTATGCGGGAGCGGAAGCCAATGGGTTGCCTCATCCCCTCAGCTGTGCCGTGAGAAAGGACGGCTCCAATGCCGACCGATGAAGCGTCACATTCTAGTACCAACGGTTTGTTTGGGTTGTAATGGGCAAGAAATTCTGCTCTACTTATCAGTGCTTTGACCTCTTGGAACGCCCGCTGCTGAGCAATGCCCCACTTCCACTCTGTCCTGGCGCTCAATAGTTTTCATAGAGGTGCAAAAATCGTGGCTGCCTGCGGTAGAAACTTTTGGTAATAGGTGACCAGCCCCAAAAATGACCTTAACTCGGGCACTCCCGTGGGTGTGCCAACGTCCAGAATAGACTCAAGATTTTCCCTTTTGGCATGCACGCCCTTATCGTTGATTTTGTAACCCAAAAAATCAACTTCATTCTCACGAAATCTTGACTTCTCCCGATTCAGCCGCGCCCCGAACTCGCGGAACCTTCCCATAACTCGGCGTAATGTGGCGGCGTCATTCTGCTTTTCTGCAATGATTACGTCGTCCAAATAGACCTGTACTCCGGGCAGTCCTTACAAAATTGTTTCCATGCGTTGCTGAAATAGCGCTGGCGCAGAGGCTACTCCGAACAGAAGGCGTGTGAAGCAAAAAAGGCCCTTCTGTGTATTTACCCTCGTGAGCAGTTGCGATTCTTCGTCTAACGCAATTTGATTGTACGCGTCCCGGAGATCGATAGTTGTAAAAACTTCACCGCCATTTAACGTCGCCATGATGTCCTCTATGCGCGGGGGAGGATACTGGATCGTATGGCAGGCTTGGCTGACAGTAGTTTTGAAATCGCCACATAAGCGAATGTTTCCGTTACGCTTTACCACCGCCACTACGGGTGCTGCCCACTCCGAATGTGCGACCGGGGCAAGAATTCCATTTTCAACTAACCGATCAATTTccgtaatcagggtgtagatgagccatatgtaaaaatactggaagatatctatagcggctccacagccaccgtagtcctccataaagcaagcaacaaaatctcaataaagaaaggcgtcaggcagggagatacgatatctccaatgctattcacagtgtgtttacaggaggtattcagagacctggattgggaagaattggggataaaagttaatggagaataccttagtaacttgcgattcgctgatgatattgccttgcttagtaactcaggggaccaattgcaatgcatgctcactgacctggagaggcaaagcagaagagtgggtctaaagattaatatgcagaaaactaaagtaatgcttaacagtctcgggagagaacagcaatttacaataggcagcgaggcactggaagtcgtaagggaatacatctacttagggcaggtaatgacggcggatccggatcatgagacggaaataatcagaagaataagaatgggctggagtgcgtttggcaggcattcccaaatcatgaacagcaggttgccgttatccctcaagagaaaagtatataatagctgtgtcttaccagtactcacctacggggcagaaacctggaggcttacgaaaagggttctactcaaattgaggacgacacaacgagctatggaaagaagaatgataggtgtaacgttaagggataagaaaagagcagattgggtgagggaagaaacgcgagttaaagacatcttagttgaaatcaataaaaagaaatgggcatgggcaggacatgtaatgaggagggaagataaccgatggtcattaagggttacggactggatcccaagggaagggaagcgtagcagggggcggcagaaagttagatgggcggatgagattaagaagtttgcagggacggcatggccacaattagtacatgaccggggttgttggagaagtatgggagaggcctttgccctgcagtgggcgtaaccaggctgatgatgatgatgatgatgatgatgatcaatttCGGCCTCCACTTTTGAGCGCAACGCGTACGGCACCGGCCGCGCCTTACAGCGTCATCCCGCAATGGCAAACGGGTGAGTGGCCCCTTTATGAGCCCTAACTTGGGTTGAAACACGTCGGAAAATTCTTCTAACAAGACTTGAACGCTATTGCCAACTTCACGAATGGCTGCACTCTTGCCTTCCTGCGTTGCGCTGAGCACCGGCTCCCCAAGAAGGTCCAGCGCTGTCATGACGTCCCTGCCACACAGTTTCGGTCTGGAACAACTCAGCACCGCTAATGTGGCTTTCGTAGTCTTCGAACCCAAGGAAACCTCGAGCTGTAACTGGCCACGCACCGGCAGTGGTCCAAGGAAGCATGACAACTTGAGCTGCGATTCTTGCAGTTTCGGCCAGGCATCTTGATGCTGTACGTAGGCGGGCCAAGTGATGATAGAAACCTGGGACCTTGTGTCCAGCTGCATCTTGATCGCTATTTCATTCCAAAGTAGAGTGCACATTACTGCCTTTACGGTGTGAATGTTTCCAACGAAATTATCTGCCTTTTCAACAAGGAACAGAGCTTCTGATCCGGGATCGTTGCAGTTTCCTGCTGACGGATGCACGGCATTAATTTGCTGGTGTGGCCACGTAAACGGTTCCCTCGTTCTGCTGTCTGCTTGTCCGGGACACATCTTGCGAACATGACCCTGCTGCTGGCACCGGTAGCACTTTGCTGAGCGGAACCGGCAGGTTCTGGGGTCGTGCCCTGTTTTTCCACACCTGAAGCATGGTGGCCGACTTTCACGTCGTGCATACATGTTTCTTAACATGTGTACGCCTTCGTCCTCAGGCGCTGTCTTCAGCGTCTTCACATTTTCTTCCGCCATTTCTACTGCTAAGGCGATTTCCTCTGCTTCGCTTCTTGTTAAGGATGCCTTCGAAAGCAGTTGATGATGTACCGAGTTGTCTTGCCAGCCACAAACTATACGGACCCGGAGCATCCTGTCAAGTGAAGTGCCGAAGTTGCAGGTATCCGCCAATTGTCGAATGGCTACAAGAAAATCTCTGACTGGCTCTCCTGGCATCTGGTTGCGTGAGAAAAATTTGTAGGATTGGGCTTTTTCATTCGGGCTGGGCGAAAAATGCTTCTGCAGTATGTGGAGGGCTTCATTGTATGACAGCTGGTTCACCTTTGTTGGCGCACAGCGTCCACTAACAAAGGCCACCGTGTGAGTGCTCAGCCCTGCTACGAGCAATGcttgcttcttcttttcttccgtgATGCCGTTGCCTTCTAAGAAAGCTTCTAGCCGCACTAGATATGCCGGCCAGTGGTCCGTAGCTTCCTCGAACTGcggtgggcttccgtatctggccATGGCTACCGGGGTGTTGCTGGTGGGGCGGCAGGCTTATCCCATCCTCGTCACCACTGAAGTAACCACGTGCTCCCAAGAAGATCAACCGAGCAAAGAACATTTATTACGGGCATCGTGTGCAATATATAGCACAcagcaagaaagagaggaagggaCAAATAGAGAGTAAGGGAAGAAAGTGATTACAGCAGGTGCGCCCAGCTTCATAGGCGCGTGCGGTGCCATGACGATACAAcagagaataccttggtaacttgcgattcactgtgatattgccttgcttagtaactcaggggaccaattgcaatgcatgctgactgtcCGGGacgggcaaagcagaagggtgggttttaAAGTTAatcggcagaaaactaaagtaatgcttaacagtctcggaagagaacagcagtttatgataggtagtgaggcactggaagtggtaagggaatacatctacttagggcaggtagtgaccgcggatccggatcatgagactgaaataatcagaagaataagaatgggctggggtgcgtttggcaggcattctcagatcatcaacagcaggttgccattatccctcaagagaaaggtgtataacagcggggcagaaacctggaggcttgcgaaaagggttctacttaagttgaggacgacgcaatgagctatggaaagaagaatgatgggtgtaacgttaagggataagaagaaagcagattgggtgagggaacaaatgcaagttaatgacatcttagttgaaatcaaggaaatgaaatgggcagggcatgtaaggaGGAAGGAAGGTAACTGATGGTTATTATGGGTtgcagactggattccaagggaagggaagcttagcagggggcggcagaaagttaggtgggtggatgagattaagaagtttgcaggtacgtggccacaattagcacatgactggtttggttggagaagcatgggagaggcctttgccgtttGCAGGCctttgcagtgggcgtagccaggctgatgatgatgatgatatgacagCTATGTGCCTATTCATTCGGACGTCGTGGTCCGGGCTTACTACAGTGCTCAGCAGTGGTCACACACACGGCTGTATTCTAGCTAGCTAGGGGTGCCATCATCACCTTCCATTTGAGGCACTGAGACAGTGATAGTGTGTTTTCTTCACTTAAAGCTGTGAGTGCTTTTTGAGTGACCGTGCAGGTAGAGAAACTTgcttcactgctgctgttgcttattGGCACTTTCAAAAGCAAACACATATGAGTGTATGATCAGCTGACCGTTCTATATGTATATGTGCGTTGCTTTCGTTGATCATATGTCATGCATGCAACTTTGCATCCATGATTGAGATCATAGAAATGGCAAGAAGGCAGATGACACTGTGTGTGCTTAATTTTTGTCTGGGCCGTTTTTAGAATATCAACTATTAATGAAGTGGACGAACTCCAAACAGTCGAGCTGTTTACAGCTAAATGATCTTTTTCCTGTTGCATGTGGAGCAGACGTTTATATTTGTGGCTGTGGCATTGTGAAGAGGACTAGGCCTGGATAAACTGGCCTATAATTTGTTTCActctgtggctgctgctgctgtctttacTGCTTCTGCCACTTTATTGTGCCTCCACCTAATATTTACTCTGCTTATCAAGATCTGGTTTGTTGTCTTATTAACTTATTTGTCTAGCCACCGACACGTGCCTAGACAAATAGCACAGAATGCCCTTTCTTCTGGGGAAGCCATTGCGTTGAGATGCTTAGCATGTGTCAATTCGCAGTCCCACTAAAGGAAACTGGCACATCAGAAAGACCATCAGTGCAACATGACACTATAAATTGGTACagaaaatgtaaataaataatatatatagtGCTGCatgtaaatatgtatatataatatcCAGCCTTTCTACAATTCACTGCACATAAAATAATTTCTTCGTATAACACATTGCTCTTTCAAGTAACATTTATACCTTGAAAACCACACTTAATATGCCCATATGCCCATATGGTTCATAAGCTACTCAAACGACGAATGCTTCACTTTACATAGATTTCAACAGAAGTTGAGCCTgcctgctttttttattttttttattgctgggtGTGAACTGTTCATGATCAGAAAAACTTTGGAGTGAATGTGGGTACGTGTAAATGGGCATATAGAAACAAAGATATAGACCATTTTGTTGAGGGCGCCATCATTTTGCGATCACAGCACCGTCTATTGTCCGGCaccatgctggtatgtgggatcgTGCTGGAGGGTGCACGGCAAATGGGCTGTTGATGACGAGTGGCAAGTTTTCACACTAttctgagaggcatcaacaagttgtttggattGGGAAACTTCTTAGCATGTTGCCACTAAGATTTTAGCTTCGATATAGCCTCAATATCGAACGGCGACGGGCCTAGAGGCGCACCCGCAACTGTCTATGTTTgaaataggaggcgagtcaagtctgaacattgtcgatacgTAACCTATACATGTAACATGTTATTTTTGTATTTCTAGCCTTGAACTTCGTTGAGGTATAAATCAGATGATAACAATGAGACGTGTCTCCATGTGCCATGTGGTGTACCGCACAAGCGTACATCCCAATCCAGGTAACTGCGATGCTCCAAGGAAACACGTTTTGCTAGCTTTGGTGCTCCTAAAATATTCCTGGTAAAAATTTCCGGGTAAAAGCAAACCCGGGCATAAAGCTTTGCAAAATAAACAACTCTAAAATAACTCAATAAAAAGGGCTGTTAACATAAATAAAATGAGCTGAAGGCAGTGGCCACAAATATGCCATGACCAATGAGGTGCACCCAACACATTCGTAGATTATTCGCATTGTGAGGTCTTGAATGGTGCCTGTGCGTGCAAGGGCACCTCACCTACTCGAGAGAGCTGAAAAACCAACAACTACTCcttgcaacagcaactttattttcagcaGTAATACAGCATGTGATGAGCGGCATCGACACCTTGCCGGTGAGATTTGGAAGCACGGGAGAGCCCACGTGAACTATAAATGAGTTGAATGCTGGGCTGGTTGGTATTTTGACATGAGAACCATATTGAAGTACAGCACAACAGGAtagcacaacagaaaggaagaacACAGGTGCAAACTAATAACTGATTTTATTAAAGCCAGACCCACAGGTATACATATCCGCAAGCTGCGCAGACGCACTGTTACGAGGAAAAATGGGATTCGTCGAACAGGAAGTAATTTAACAAGGTGCGAAAGGAATTTCATTTCTGCATTGTACAGTGCAATCGATGTTTTGCTAACACAATCCTGACCGGCTTTTCTGATAAGAAATGCCTCTAACGTTTCACAATCAGTTTTTGCTTGCTCTTGCGTAGGATTTTCACACTATGGAAACGTGGTTCGCATGTGGGACAGCTACTGCACTGGTCAGCAAGATGTATATTATCCTTATTAGCCAGATTTCTTGGATGCTCCCTGAGTCGGTCAATGATGCATCGCCCCGTCTGGCCGATCTATACTTTTCCGCAGGATAGGGGGATCTCGTCCACA encodes:
- the LOC142591632 gene encoding uncharacterized protein LOC142591632 — protein: MARYGSPPQFEEATDHWPAYLVRLEAFLEGNGITEEKKKQALLVAGLSTHTVAFVSGRCAPTKVNQLSYNEALHILQKHFSPSPNEKAQSYKFFSRNQMPGEPVRDFLVAIRQLADTCNFGTSLDRMLRVRIVCGWQDNSVHHQLLSKASLTRSEAEEIALAVEMAEENVKTLKTAPEDEGVHMLRNMYARRESRPPCFRCGKTGHDPRTCRFRSAKCYRCQQQGHVRKMCPGQADSRTREPFTWPHQQINAVHPSAGNCNDPGSEALFLVEKADNFVGNIHTVKAVMCTLLWNEIAIKMQLDTRSQVSIITWPAYVQHQDAWPKLQESQLKLSCFLGPLPVRGQLQLEVSLGSKTTKATLAVLSCSRPKLCGRDVMTALDLLGEPVLSATQEEKQNDAATLRRVMGRFREFGARLNREKSRFRENEVDFLGYKINDKGVHAKRENLESILDVGTPTGVPELRSFLGLVTYYQKFLPQAATIFAPL